The Coleofasciculus sp. FACHB-1120 genome segment GTGCAAGCTACTGTGAACTGGCGTTTCAGTGTCACCGATGCACGGGTCAATCTCAAGGACTTATATCCCTGTGTTAACCTGTCATAATCTTTGTGGCGGACTACTAGATGCGGCTGGCTTTGCCGAACGAATTCGCCAGCACTGGCACATTGAAAATCGGCTGCATTGGTCTAAAGACGCGGTTCTCCAGGAGGATGAGGCTCCTTTGTGCGATGGCTATGCCCCTGCTAATTTCGCCATTGTGCGGACAATCGTACTGAATTTGTTTCGTCAAGCGGGTTTCCCTTCTATCACTAAAGGGCTTCGACATTTATCTCATGATGTACATCGTTTATTTTCCTTTTTTCAATGAATCAGCCCTGCCCGCAGGCAGGGGAAAGGTAAAGAAAAACTTTTTTTCATGGGGAAGTAGAATTTCAGGATTTCGCCTTCCCCATACCCCCTCTATTCCCTCGCAAGTGGAGGAAGATAAGGAATAAATTTTGTTCACGAGGGTTGAGGTGGAGTTCTGAACTACGGTGTATTAATTTCTCAATATGGCTAAAGCAAATTTTAATTTTTACGCAGAATTGAATGATTTCTTGCCACGAAAAAAGCGGGACGTAACCATTACTCATGTTTTTGAGGAACGAGCCTCGATTAAGGACACGATCGAATCTTTTGGCGTCCCTCATCCGGAAGTGGATTATATCGAAGTTAACGGTAAACCCGTCGATTTTTCCTATATTGTGGCTGATAGCGATCGCATCCATGTTTATCCAATTTCTGCGGCGACTGAAAAGACATCTAGCGTCTCTCTCGTTCGTCCTCAACCGCTACAATTTCCTCGTTTCGTTCTCGATATTCATTTAGGGAAACTAGCAACATCTTTACGAATGTTGGGTTTTGATACCCTGTATCGAAATGACTATGACGATCTAGAGTTAGCCCAAATTTCGGCATCTGAAGAACGAATTCTCTTGACTCGCGATAAGGGTCTATTGATGCGTAGTTTGGTAACACATGGATATTATGTCAGAGAAACTAATCCAGAGCGACAGGTGGACGAGATAATGGGACGCTTTGCTCTAATTGAATTCGTCAAACCATTGCAACGATGTTTGCGTTGCAATGGTTTATTAGAACCTGTGGATAAGGAATCGATTCTTGACCAAGTGCCACCCAATATCCAACAATCTATTGATGAATTTAGCCGCTGTCGTGAATGCGCTCATGTTTATTGGAAAGGCACGCATTATGAACAAATGCAGCAATTTATCCAAGGAATAATCTTCTCGAAGCCAGTTGAATCGAATTGGGTATAAAAGCTGGCTTTTTGCGATTCGCATTGATTATTTTAAGGCAAATTTTAACAATTTATTTCATTTTTTAAATAATTATTTCTTGGGTATTTGTGCCTAAAAATATATTTTGAACATACATTATTCTAGACTGCGATACAACAATTAAACTTTTGTATGTGTTAAAATCAATAAACATAATAACTGTTTGATAAATGAGTTGTACTGACTATTTTTTTCGCCTGATCTCCCGCCGAGATTACAGTGCTTACGAACTTTTAAAGAAAGGACAATTAAAGGGGTTTGATCCAAATGAAATCTCCGAGGCTATCAATTATTTGCAAGAGAGAGACTATCAATCCGACACGCGCTTAGTCGCCAACTTGATTGCCTACTCTCAAGGCAAATATGGGAAATCTATGGTAAGGCGCAAATGTATGGAAAAAGGGATTTCCTCCGAGGTATTCGAGCAAGTTTGGAACGAACAAATCGAAGCAGAGGGAAGTGAGGAAACGGACGCTCTGGATGGTTTAAAGACAAAGATCATGCGAAAGTATAAAATTGATGATTTTCAAATTATCGACCAAAAAACCAAAGCCAAGCTATTAAATTACTTGCAATATAGAGGTTTTAATGCTTTTGAAGTTTTGAAGCAATGGCAGAGACAACAAGTAGAAAATGAGTAACGGAGCGGTTTGGTAATTTGGTATTGCTAGATTATCTTAAAAACTTTTAATTTGCATTTTTTTATCACCTTTAGTTTGTATCTACTATGAAAGATATTGTCACCTTGTTTTTTGGGTTGGGTATGGTGTTTAACGCCAGCTTATTTATTCCACAAGCCTTAAGGATTGTTCAAACGAAGAGTTCTAAAAATTTGTCTTTAATTACTTTTCTCGGTTTTAATTTTATTCAGCTTAATGGGGTTCTCTATGGGTATTATCGAAACGATTTGGTTTTGATGTATGGAAACTTAATTAGTTTTATGAGTTGTGCAAGCGTAACAATTTTGGCAATTATATACCGAGGTAAGGAACCTAGGTAAAAAGTAAAGAGTAGGGGTGTAGAATTCTACACCCCTACATTCGGGTTCATTTATATTCAGCTCTGGAGACAAGCAATATTTAGTAGAGACGCGATGAATCGCATCTCTACATTTCGGTGTTAATCGCCAGAGAATTTATCTCCTAGCGGGTATGGAAGACTTCGCTGCCAATATGTAGGCAACAGCAAGAGGTGTTAATTTCTCTGTAACTGTGGTCATAATAGAGCGGTCTTCCGGCGTCCAAACTCTAGGCTGACCAAAGACACAAGGTTGCAGAATTCCCCACAACAAATTATCTTGGCACAGGTGAGCGTGAACTAATGCTCGATGTCCAAATTCTTTTTGTTCAAAAGCTTTGTTAAC includes the following:
- a CDS encoding Mut7-C RNAse domain-containing protein, whose amino-acid sequence is MAKANFNFYAELNDFLPRKKRDVTITHVFEERASIKDTIESFGVPHPEVDYIEVNGKPVDFSYIVADSDRIHVYPISAATEKTSSVSLVRPQPLQFPRFVLDIHLGKLATSLRMLGFDTLYRNDYDDLELAQISASEERILLTRDKGLLMRSLVTHGYYVRETNPERQVDEIMGRFALIEFVKPLQRCLRCNGLLEPVDKESILDQVPPNIQQSIDEFSRCRECAHVYWKGTHYEQMQQFIQGIIFSKPVESNWV
- a CDS encoding regulatory protein RecX, producing MSCTDYFFRLISRRDYSAYELLKKGQLKGFDPNEISEAINYLQERDYQSDTRLVANLIAYSQGKYGKSMVRRKCMEKGISSEVFEQVWNEQIEAEGSEETDALDGLKTKIMRKYKIDDFQIIDQKTKAKLLNYLQYRGFNAFEVLKQWQRQQVENE
- a CDS encoding transposase; this translates as MLTCHNLCGGLLDAAGFAERIRQHWHIENRLHWSKDAVLQEDEAPLCDGYAPANFAIVRTIVLNLFRQAGFPSITKGLRHLSHDVHRLFSFFQ